The Mycobacterium paragordonae genome includes a region encoding these proteins:
- a CDS encoding PE family protein, whose protein sequence is MSAVIASPGMMEAAATDLSAIGSRLSAAQMVAAAPTLSVLPAAADEVSARIANLFSGYAEDYQKLAGQVAVSYEQFVQQLTGSAVSYASAEAANVASLLQPLTTIAAPVAAAAAVAQNVLIDTVISALSTGAVILIGGAVVSVFLAWLSLDLAALFLAPIVINATSTLINSTGLATWLSVAINSLTEVAYSMFTTFPILGQLASLFTSTIYNASFILLLPYILANFLVLRSYSY, encoded by the coding sequence ATGTCCGCAGTGATCGCGTCGCCGGGAATGATGGAGGCGGCAGCAACGGATTTGTCCGCTATTGGATCGAGGCTTAGCGCCGCCCAGATGGTAGCGGCGGCCCCAACTCTTTCCGTGCTGCCCGCTGCCGCCGATGAGGTCTCGGCACGTATTGCAAACCTGTTCTCCGGTTACGCCGAGGACTATCAGAAACTGGCCGGGCAAGTGGCGGTGTCTTATGAGCAGTTCGTGCAGCAGCTCACCGGCAGCGCGGTCTCGTATGCCAGTGCTGAGGCCGCCAACGTCGCGTCGTTGCTGCAACCTTTGACAACGATTGCGGCACCAGTTGCCGCAGCTGCCGCAGTCGCCCAGAACGTGCTGATCGATACGGTCATCTCTGCACTATCCACTGGGGCTGTTATCTTAATTGGCGGAGCTGTGGTTTCAGTTTTCTTGGCTTGGCTTTCACTCGATCTCGCGGCGCTATTTTTAGCGCCAATTGTGATTAACGCGACGTCAACGTTGATTAACTCGACAGGGCTTGCCACTTGGTTAAGTGTAGCAATCAACTCTTTAACCGAAGTGGCGTATTCCATGTTCACGACATTTCCAATTCTTGGACAATTAGCCTCTCTCTTTACATCAACGATTTATAATGCGTCCTTTATCTTATTATTGCCGTACATTTTGGCAAACTTTCTTGTCCTGAGATCATACTCCTACTGA
- a CDS encoding SRPBCC family protein, with the protein MPNGVRVEQSRTVPVTPEQAFRGVIQMDVPAMFRRRYGPIPPILAVSGPDTTDWRGTPGQTRVLELGPWGSVRETVVSVDEPHAWIYRITDFKGPLAALLTTIDGEFLFAPAGTGTRITWRYNMFPRSRVAASALPAFGWFWRGYARQMLEELANWLVG; encoded by the coding sequence ATGCCGAATGGTGTGCGGGTCGAACAATCCCGAACCGTCCCCGTGACGCCTGAACAGGCCTTCCGCGGAGTCATCCAGATGGACGTCCCCGCCATGTTCCGCCGACGGTATGGACCGATCCCGCCGATCCTGGCCGTCAGCGGTCCAGACACCACAGACTGGCGCGGAACGCCCGGCCAGACCCGGGTGCTGGAACTCGGCCCATGGGGCAGCGTCAGGGAGACCGTCGTCAGTGTCGACGAACCACACGCCTGGATCTACCGGATCACCGACTTCAAGGGGCCACTTGCCGCCCTCCTGACCACGATCGACGGCGAATTCCTCTTCGCTCCGGCCGGTACCGGTACCCGAATCACGTGGCGCTACAACATGTTTCCGCGGTCACGTGTGGCCGCGTCAGCATTGCCGGCCTTCGGCTGGTTCTGGCGGGGTTACGCGCGGCAGATGCTCGAGGAACTGGCGAACTGGTTGGTCGGCTGA
- the dcd gene encoding dCTP deaminase — MLLSDRDLRAEIAAGRLGLDPFDDDLVQPSSIDVRLDSLFRVFNNTRYTHIDPAHQQDELTSLVQPAEGEPFVLHPGEFVLGSTLELCTLPDDLAGRLEGKSSLGRLGLLTHSTAGFIDPGFSGHITLELSNVANLPITLWPGMKIGQLCILRLTSPSEHPYGSSQVGSKYQGQRGPTPSRSYLNFIRST, encoded by the coding sequence GTGCTGCTCTCCGACCGTGACCTCAGGGCCGAGATCGCCGCTGGCCGACTGGGGCTCGACCCCTTCGACGACGACCTCGTTCAGCCGTCCAGCATCGACGTCCGGCTCGACTCGTTGTTCCGGGTCTTCAACAACACCCGCTACACGCACATCGACCCGGCGCACCAGCAGGACGAGCTGACCAGCCTCGTGCAACCCGCCGAGGGCGAGCCGTTTGTCCTGCACCCCGGCGAGTTCGTGCTCGGCTCGACTCTGGAACTCTGCACGCTGCCTGACGACCTGGCGGGCCGGTTGGAAGGCAAGTCGTCGCTGGGCCGCCTGGGTTTGCTGACGCACTCCACCGCGGGCTTCATCGATCCGGGCTTCAGCGGCCACATCACCCTCGAACTGTCCAATGTGGCCAACCTGCCGATCACGTTGTGGCCGGGGATGAAAATCGGCCAGTTGTGCATCCTTCGCCTGACCAGCCCGTCCGAGCATCCTTACGGCAGTTCGCAAGTAGGCTCGAAGTACCAGGGTCAGCGGGGCCCGACACCTTCGCGGTCGTACCTGAACTTCATACGCTCCACCTAG